The nucleotide window TGTTGAACGAGCCAGCCGAAGCCACCGACCGGCTCCGGCCTTCGCCGTCCTTGATGCCCATGCGCCAATATTTGTGCTTGTAGCTCCTTGGCCACTCCCCAAACACACCTTCAAGAAGTGGTGTGTAGTCCTTGACCTCATCCACGTGTATGAGCACTGGAAAATGCGGCCCTTCCTTGCCTTGCTCCCTGGGAGTTCCTTCAGGCAATGATCCCCTCGAACGCTGCACGTCCGGCCTGTTGAGCACGGTGAAGTCGGATGCAAGAGGAATCTTGTCCGGATCCCAAGCCCAAATCCAGGCAAAGAGCGCGGTGCAATTTGTCTTGGTCAGGGACTGACGCTCGATGAGGTCGAGGTCGCAGTCGCGCCCGATGACCTCCTGGACCGAGTCCCAGTCCCACGCATTCAGCGGAAGACGGTCGATGGCGACGCGGCAGTAGAAGCGCCACACCCTGTTTCCACCAGGAGGGGGGAACCATGGCCCGACGACGACCACCGTGCTGCGCTCAAGGACGAGATCGCGCTGATGACGCTCAGCCAGAGTGAGGATGAAGTCTTCCGGGAAGCATGGAGCGACGTCGATGTCACGGCAAGAGAAGTCGTGCTCGCGCTCGATCGCCCGGACCACCATGTCCGCAGTGATGCCATCCCACGGCGACGAAGCCGTGAGCATCAGGGCCGTAGTGCGCAGCTTGTAGGCCTCCTCCTCCATCGCCGGCGTAGACACGATGGTGCAGCTGGACATAGCCGGGCTCCTATGAGCCTCTCCCGGGATGAAATCCATGCCTGCCCCAGCCGCGCAATTGGCGGCAGTCGGGCGTCGAGAGGCCAACACGACAGGGGGAGGAGCTGTGGAAGGCGTCGGTGCAAGTGGGGCGGGGGCACGGAGAGTAGAAGGGACTAGGGTGGTGGCGGAGTGCGGTGGAGACTGTTGAGCTCTGGTGGGACGGGAGGTGCACTCGCGCTCCAAATGCCCCGTCCGCCTGCAGTTGTAGCAGACCTGGGGGGTCTCGGCATTCAATGCCTTGAAGCGAGGCATCTGTAGCAGCAATTGCCGAAACGCAACTTGAATGCCATGGCCGCAGTGTGCGTAGACTGGTCATGGCGCCTCTGCTTCGGATCCTTTGGCTGCTGCGGGAGTTGATTCGCCTGGCGCCGAGCCAGACGTTGCGCACGCCGCGAAGTGGCCACCGCCCAAGGCCCGCCTTCTTGGTCACTGACACGGATTTGAGCGGCGGGCGCGGTTGGGAAGCGAATCGCGGAGATCAGAGCCGGCGTGCCAGCGCCCGCCTGCGCATCGACAGGAGGCTCCTCGGGGAGCGAGCTTCTCCCAGCCACGATGATTGATTGGAGGCGTGGCCTGGGAAGCGCAGCAACAGCAGCCCAAGAACGGCCATGGAGCTCTGCCGAAGCTGCCTGCGCGCATTGCAACCCCCCCGGAGAGGGAGGAGGGGTAGATGGGGGACTTACATGGCAAGCAGCAGACTCTCCAACGGCGGTCAGAGCCACACATGGCAGGATCCTCCCCGAGATTGGATCCACCCACTCCGCCAAGGGGCTCAGATCCGCCGCTCGAAGGACGATGCAGGGGAGGACGCGGCCAGAGACCCCATCAATGAAGGCGGACTGGGCAGCGCTGGCGTTGAAAGCGGTGGGTGCAGTGGTTGTGGTAGGTGGCGCGGTATCGCGCTGCGGAGCGCGAGAGCGGTGCGAAGCCATCTTCATTTGTGCCCTAACAGAATTGTTAAAAAGGACCCCTCCGAATGAAACTGACAAAAAAGACCCCCTCGACGGTGACGGCATGCGCGGCGAGCGACATGTGGCACCTGCCGCCATAGTGTGAGGCGGCGGCCCCTGCCGCCACCGGGTCAGGCGGCAGGCTGGCCAGAACAGGAATCCGCACCCGCGACGTAACGGGGTTGGCATGGTGGGCCTCGCCGCCTCAGGGGCAGGCGGCGTCATTGTAGCTGCTGGGCCCCGCCGCCTGAGGGGCTGGCAGAAGCCCTGTGCATGCTATGCAATGCAGTTTAGCTATGAGGAGTACCTGCTAATTAACCTCATAAGACGGCTGCAGCACTCGAGCTGTCGATTGACCATCAAAGAATTCAAGGGTTAATCATGACATGCACATAGACTGACCACTGACCCATCAATTAGTACGCCTTCTAATTAGCATACTTGGAGAGACAAGAGACCAGTGCAAAGAACGGGAGATGTTCTAGTAGTGAATTTTTGCATGCAGACGATAACGACAGATGGGGGAATCGGCAGCGCGCAGCATGCACAGGGCTGCCGCCAGCCCCTCAGGCGGCTGGGTCCATCAGCTACAGTAATGCCGCTGCCCCTGAGGCGGCGAGGCCCACCGCGCCAACCCCATTACGTCGCGGGTGCGGATTCGTGTTCTGGCCAGCCTGCCGGCTGACCCGGTGGTGGGAGGGGCTGCCGCCTAGCACGGTGGCGGCAGGTGCCACGTGTCGCCCGCCGCGCATGCCGCCATGACTAAGGGGGTCTTTTTTGTCAATTTCATCTGAAGGGGGTCTTTTTTAGCAATTCCGTTAGGAAGGTGGTCTCTTTCGATAAAAAATCGCCTTTTCCATGTAAAGTGGTTGTCACTCGGTAAAACTAGGAATACCGGAGAAATACACAAATGTATCGAAGATTGGTCTTTTTCTAACAACAATATAATTGAAACCATTGTTGTTGACTTCACTAAAATCACATATCTGAAATAGGAAATCTTTCTACAAATTGAATCTAGTTTTTACAAAAAGAATTAAAATCACTTGTGTGAAAAAAATTGTTCTTTGAAATAACTGAAATATGTATTTTGATAATTCAATCCACTCTTTTGAAATAACTAAAATCACGTTGTGAAATGTGAAATCTTTATAAAGATATTTCAATCATTTCttaaataatataaatatttgTTATGGAAAATAAATAGGTTTTACAAAATAATGAAATAATTGAAATCACTATCTTGAATAATCGAAATCTAGTATCTTCCAATACCTGAAATCAATTTTTGAAAATTATATAAATCACTACTTTGAAATAATTGAAAAACCCTTTACAAAAAAGGTAATAGTAAAATCTGAAGTCACTTTTTCTGAAAAAATTGGAACCGTTGTTTCAAAATAACAGAAACAATTGAAATCTCTCATGAAATTTATTTTAATTATCTCAATCAGCTTGTGAAACAATGGTATTTAAATGAGTTCAAAATACGTGCATATTTGACTTGTTTGAAAGGTCTTGTCATCGGGATTTCAAATATACAAAAATCAGTTTTTGAAAATTATATAAATCACTACTTTGAAATAATTGAAAAACCCTTTACAAAAAAGGTAATAGTAAAATCTGAAGTCACTATTTCTGAAAAAATTGGAACCGTTGTTTCAAAATAACAGAAACAATTGAAATCTCTCAGGAAATTTATTTTAATTATCTCAATCAGCTTGTGAAACAAATGGTATTTTAATGAGTTCAAAATACGTGCATATTTGACTTGTTTGAAAGGTCTCGTCATCAGGAtttcaaatatataaaaaattcaaaaaattaaaTTTTGATTTAAAATATGTGAATACCACTAAGAAATAAATTGAAGCCTTTTTGTATGTGATTAGAGGAGAGAGAGCAGTAGAGCCATGTGCGTACTACTAACAAAAAGGTGGTGGGACCCAATGGTGATTGGTAGTGTTTAATGAGATGTAATGTAGCCAATACATCAGCATAATTTGGGTGTGGACCCTTGACAGTACGGATCTCGGCACGCTTGGATGGCGGATCCTTCCGCGGTTTCTACCTTTAGAAATGATTTTAGCCAAGCGAATGTCTCTATTTCCGCCCTTGCAATAACAATGGCGCGACGTCGTCAACCAGGCCAACACAAGGAGGACCATGGCCATTGCTTTACAGGTCCTTATGATAATGTCTTCTTTTGCCTTGCCATGGCGTAGAAGAAGACATCACCATAAGTACCCGCACAAGAAGACACTGTCACAAGGACAAGGAAAGCAATGGCCATGGTTCTTCTTGTGTTGCCCTGGTTGAGGTGCCATGAGGAGAATAGTCTATTTAACCTGGGTTGGCATGTCCTTTGTGTTGTGCTTGGTGTGCTCTTCCTGCTGTTTTATATAGGGGCAAAATCATATATTGGATGGATGTTGCTCAATAGTTTCTTGTACTTATCTATCTCCTAAATTAATGTTGAGATATCTTGATCCATTGCTTCTTGCATTAATGCGGGCATGCTTTTTGTAAGCATTAATTGTATTTATTTGATCTTATCTTCAAGTGAAACCTAATGCGGATGCTCAAATGAAATCGAAATCAATTCTTAGGCAACGATTGAATCTTGCATTTATACATTCTCTAATGGTACTACATTGGTATTGATATCATGATATCGTTTTGGGTAGCGGCTACATGATGTGTTCTATCCTGATATAGCCTATTTCTGTGGTACCCTTAGGCTGTTGCTAAGAGTGCATAATCCTACGGTCGCCTGGGGACTAAAGAAACTGGATCTAGATTTGCATTCTTCTAGATATAGAGGATGTGTGGTGGATCCACAAGTGACTTTGACAGAGCTAGAGTATGAACCAGTATAGCACAATAGAACAAACTTATTGAGGTTCGTTGTAATAATTAGCACTCTCAGAAAGGCAAACATGTATATGGGCACTACACACGCTTACAAAAATACAAATCAATCGATACATAtatacttatatatatatatatatatatatatatatatatatatataacttaAAACAAAACAGAGCAACTAAAAAAACAGAGGACAAAAAAACAAATGGCACATTCTAATTCATCAAGTAGGGACCAAATGGTGAGACCATCTGTCCATTGATTAGCAAACTAGCATCCGACGGTGAACCATCTCCGGCCAGCCGACGGCCGGCTGGCGCGCTCCGccttcctcttctcctcctcgCAGGCGCACTTGGCCTCCTTCAGCTTCTTCACCTGCGATCATTTCCAATGGCAAAAAGATTTCAGCAGTTCGAACAGGGTTGCAGTGTGCATTTTGCAGTCGACAGCTCGAGATCACGTGTGCGATGTAATGGCGTCGATGGACAGGGCTCGTGTACCTTGGCTGGGTGGCTGGTCTTGTTGCGGTTGAGCTGGCGGGCGCCCCTCTGCAGGATCTGCGCGGCGCTCCAGCTGGCCCcggcgccgcctcccgccgcggCCGCGGCGCGCGCGCGCATGGCGGGGTCGGGCAGCGGCGGCTCGGACCACGCGCAGTCCTCGGCCGGGCGCGGCATCGGCATCGGCATCGGCATCGGGAGGGACGACGCGGCAGCCTTGCCGCTCCCGGAGCCGTCGAGGTCGAGCTCGCAGCTGAGCTGCCTGATGCGCGACTCGAGCAGGTTGAGGCGGTCCATGAGCGTGCCCCTCACGTCGCGCGCGTCGGCCTGCGGCTGGAGCGCCGACGGCATGGACTTGCTGTGCTGGTGCCGCGGCGCCGGGCGCGCGCCGTCGCCCTCGGCGACCGTGGACGGCCGCCGCTCCTCCTCCAGCTGCCTCAGCTGCCAGCCATTACCCAAGAACGCGTCAAGAACGGGGCCGCCGTCGGCACAGCAATGTCAATGTGTAAGTAACGTGATCGATAAGCGCGTACCCGTAGGTCGATCTGGTCGAGGCGGCCGAGCAGGctgtcgggcggcggcggcgcggggagggcGCTGATGAGCACGCGGCGCTCGGATCCGACCAGCACCTCGGCGGCCATTGGCGACGTGCAGTACAGCACTGACTACTGACCGATTAACTCGTAGCAGCTCTATCGTGCGCGGGAGATATAAAGGAGGGGGTGGCCATCGGGCATGCATGGTAGGAGGGGGGAGTAAAGATCGGCGGGGTCGTGTGGACTGGCCGGGTCTTCTCCTTCCTCCGCCGCCTTGATCTCATCTAGCTTCAGCCTCACCGCCAGCCACCACTCAGTCTCCATGATCCGTGTATTCAGAGCGTGGAACGGTTCAGAAAAACAAGACCGTAGGGTACGCTAGCTGGGCCGGCGATCCAACCAGTGAACCAGGCTGGGCCGATGCGTCGATTTCAGTAACTAAGCCTTGTTTTGTTTTTTTAGGGGAAGTAAGCAAGCCTTGCTGAGATTATTATATCTGTCAAATCCTAATTTATTTATCTAGCGAGCGGCAGGACGCTCGCTAACGGCCCACAACGGCTGTCACTTTTAGCAAGTTTATGTCCCCatcaaataaaaaagaaaagattCTTTCTCATAGTAAAAAAAATAGAAAGATCATGCAACGTGTTTTTAATGGGTTCGGCTCACATGCTGAGTTCCCAGCATGAATTATTATGCAGGGCGAATAGATGAGTGCCACGTGTCCTTGTGGGCCAAGAGCTTCAACTAACTTAGATTTAGTTTATGCCACGTGTTCATGGGAGTATTTCTTTCGCCCAGAGGGCTGGTGACGAAGGACTAAAGCAGTAAGAAGAAATAAACTAAATCTAAGTTAGTTGGAGCTCTTGGCCCACAAGGACACATGGCACCTATTCACCCTGCACAATAATTCCTGCTGGAAACCTAGCAGATGAGCCGAACCCGTTTTTAATTACGGGTTGGAAAGCATCCAGGTATGAACACATTAATTTAAAGTTCCTTTTCATTTTAAAAGCCATAACTTTTGAACCAAACATCGAAATTAAGATCCGCTTTCACCATTGGAACCCTTACGACGTgctcttcgaaactagatcccgCATGGGTATGTTTCGATAAAAAAAATTATGCAATTTAGTACCTCGTTTTGTGCAATTGCCTAGTAGTCGATGTGCAACTAGCTGACCATGGATGTGCAACTTTCCGCCTACCCTGTGGACGTGCAGTTTTCACCGATGTCACCTCCATCCCCTCAAACTACCTCTTCCAGTGAGATGAGCAATTTCCTCTGTTGCTCAGGCCAACTGCCTAGTAATTGACGTGGAACTTTCCATTTGCCCGTGGATGTGCTTTCACTATTTACTGCATCCGCCAAATTTTTAGTAGTGGTTGTGCAGCTTCGGATACTGCCACAGCCAACTGTCTAACAATGATATGCAACTTTCTCATATACCCCCATGGATGTGTAGTTTCCCTGCTAGCACACGGTCCAAACCACCCCTGCTAGTGAGATTCGCAACTTTCGCACTCTGATATATGTAACTTTTCACAACCTTCATGAATGTCAATTTTTACTGTTCAACTGTCCTTGCTTATGAGATGTGCAACTTCGTATGTTGCCCTGGCCAACTACCTAGCAAAGTTTGTGCAACTTTGTTTATTACCCCCGCCAATTAAAAATACATGTCCACAAATAGGAAGGGGAAGGAGTTGGACTTTGACTAATAGGCAGTTGACTTGAACAATAGACTAAGTTACACAAATCTCTTGCAGGGGAGGTGGGAGTAGGGTGTGTCGACAGTAAAAAACTACGCATCCACGAATAGGGAGGAGGGTTGCACAATGACTACTTGGTAGTTGGTCGGGATAATAGAATAGTTGCACATCAAAATTGTCATGGTTGCTACATTGCAACCTCATGAAAGTTGAATCATGCAGATCCAAAAATTGGTTTTGAAAAAAGTTGCACGATGTAGTACTAAAATTGCACAATACAGTACTAAAGTTGCATAATATAGCACGAAAGTTGGCATCGAAAAAATTCATCAAAACATGCCCATGCGGGATTTAGTTTCATAGATCTCGTCACGAGGAATCCAACGGTGCAAACGGATCTGAATTTTGATGTGTGGTTTAAAAGATATGACTTTTTAAAATTGAAAATCCGAAATAAATATGTGTGAATTTGTTTTTTCTATTCACACGTGATAAGTCTGATCGCATTTAATGCCACCAATCACATGCACTAAGAGACAAAACATGCTCATGCATGCATTCGATAAGTGACGGAGCCATCGTGATGTGCGAACAAGAGCGGCCGCTCGATTCGTCTAAATAATGCGTAAACACTTTTTAGATTTCAGGATTTATTTTTATCTCTATCTGTGTTGGACCTTACTATAGGAAGCAACTAACCAATGGTCATTTTTTTAGGCCTTCAGTTAGAATACAACTTGTATTAGGATTATGACTCTTACTCGGTATGTAATAAAGTTAGGTAGGTGCGGCTTAGTTTTTATATATATTTCTTGTACCGGTACAATATTGCATCAACAATTATTTAATACATTTGTACATGATATCAGACTTTCGATCCTAGGATATGGCTAACCCGTCAGCcccgtcaccgccgccgccgtccggcTACTTCAAGCGGCTCGCCGCCAAGGTCGCAGTGGCCATGGCCTCCTCCgcctcactactaggaaaagggctatagataggattgacactaatggtgcaccagggaagtagtgcgccactactatatactaatgacgcatcagttggtgatgcgccattagtgtggaagacactaatggtgcaccagaaaactggtgcgccactagtgataaattgtttttttcatttttgcatacatactaatggcgcatcctatctctggtgcgccattactagttctaactagtaatggcgcagttctaactagtaatggtgcaccagacatggagtgcgccagtactgaatttttttattcttttttgcaaaactactaatggcgcaccgcctcacagtgcgccattattagtttaaactactaatggcgcaccctgtagaagtgcgccattagtatatattttgatatcatgaatatttttaaatattatgggcactttttgatatcatgaatatttttaaatttcatgggcactttttgatagcatgaatatttttaaatttcatgggcactttttgaattcatgaattttttttcaaatttgatgatatattttcatattcaatataataaaatattgaatattcatgaggacactcgatctcgatccccctccatctcgatctcgattccccctccatctcgatcttgatcccacccgcgcctcctctcccctcttcattttttaaaaaataataataaaaaagtgtagactacaattgttgttaaacaacaattattactgtttttataaaaaaatattactgtttcatattcatattcattttctagaaaattattacatgcaacaaaaattttacttatggcgcacctctggctgatgcgccattgctatatataaaaaaaagattactaatggcgcacctctgcctggtgcgccattgctatgtaaaaaaaagattactaatggcgcacctctgcccggtgcgccattgctatgtaaaagaagattactaatggtgcaccgaccgctggtgcgccattagtaagatttcccctagctaattccctccctctcgccagatccccttcatccctctccctcgcccccctagctaattccccccgctgccccgacccaTGCCGTCGccgacgatcccccgcaccctcccccgctccaccgccgccgccgaccccctgcaccctcccccggcccgctccaccgcggccgccgacaccccgcaccctcccccgctttttgataatattttcaaataacaaatttgatgatatttacaaataacaaatttgatgatattttcaattaaaaataaaaaacaaatttgatgatattaaaataaacaaatttgatgatatttgatgatatattttgttctggtcctcatgaaaataacaaatttgataaaaaaacaaattattagatgcaacaagaaataatgaaaaaaagaagttactaatggcgcaccagaggagggtgcgccattgctatcagaaaaaaagttactaatggcgcaccagagaatggtgcgccattgctatgagtgtttttatggcgcacccctcgatggtgcgccattactaacattcCCCCCTCTATAGCTGGATACCCGGCCCTTCGCCCGATacctccttccctctccctcgccagatccccttccaTCCCTCGCCACACCCGCTCCggctcccccgcgccgccgcccccgctcccccgcgccgccgcccccgcgccccccgaCCCGCGAAGCACGTGGCCGACGGCCTCCCCACGACCAACCGAGGCGCCCAGGAGGACCGCCGTCGTCTTCCTCTTCGACTAGGAGGACCCGGACGAGCTCGAACGCCCTCGAGCCACCCCTtcgacgccgccgccgaccccgaccccgacccctccggcgactggccacgcccgcccaggtacctctcctccttcctccctctccacccTTCCTCCCCATTCCCTCCCTCCCTAGTTCTTCTTGCTATATGGATCAGAACATATGGAgcattactattgctatatgGAGCATTACTATTGTTCTTCTCTGAACCATTACCATTCCCTCCCTCCCTAGTTCTTCCTCCCCATTAATTTGCAGGATCATAACAAGTTTGTAACAGGATGCTCTACAATGTTGATTAGGTgcattactattgctatatgGAGCAGCAATTTACTATTGCTATATGCTCTAGTTTGTATCAATGTGATTGTAGTTTTTCTTGTCATCAAGTTTAGTTGATGTTTATTTAAATATAGCTTATATGATCAGCCACTCTATGTATGATTGTGGCTTGAAGGTTCTGGAAGAACGTTTTCCTTCAAATTCTATCTGGTGGCATTGTCCTAGACTCCCTAGTTGTGTTGTTAATTGTGCTTCTATTAAAAGAATTGGGAGTTACTCACTGTACTAGAACTCTGTAGGTTGAATTTTGGTTAACTAATACTGACGTTATGAGAATGTAAGCACCTATTATTGCTACTGATATCATTGCCTCATTGCTGCCTTTGTGCAATGCAGAACTGTTAAGAGTGATTTGGAGGATTCAAGATTCTGTGAAGCTCTTTTGACATTTAAAACTCAGAACTGAAGGTACTTAATAAACTCAAAAGCATTGATGATAACTCTTGTTGCCTAGAAACAGAGGTAGTTTACATATTGCATTGCTGGTGTTTGTTTATGTTTAGAGTTTAAGCatgtgtagtgtagtgtagtgtagtgagctTGTTCTAGTGTAGTGAGGTCTGAACCATTGCACgatgtagtgtagtgtagtgagctTTGAACCATGTTTAGTGTTGAGTGCTTCAAGTTTACTGAACCTATTCATTTTTGTGGACTTAGTGAACATGATAAGACAAGCCAGATGCTCTATTTTTAATTAACAGTAAT belongs to Triticum urartu cultivar G1812 chromosome 7, Tu2.1, whole genome shotgun sequence and includes:
- the LOC125525524 gene encoding uncharacterized protein LOC125525524; protein product: MAAEVLVGSERRVLISALPAPPPPDSLLGRLDQIDLRLRQLEEERRPSTVAEGDGARPAPRHQHSKSMPSALQPQADARDVRGTLMDRLNLLESRIRQLSCELDLDGSGSGKAAASSLPMPMPMPMPRPAEDCAWSEPPLPDPAMRARAAAAAGGGAGASWSAAQILQRGARQLNRNKTSHPAKVKKLKEAKCACEEEKRKAERASRPSAGRRWFTVGC